From the Synergistaceae bacterium DZ-S4 genome, one window contains:
- the hcp gene encoding hydroxylamine reductase has product MSMFCFQCQETAMNKGCTVKGVCGKEEHVAKLQDLLIYTVKGISDVVVKGKIDAAGIPEVNHEVLRSLFMTITNANFDADAIQKQITKMISVREGLKAKIQAAGLHDAALFNADGRDAMLEKAASVGVLATENEDVRSLREMITYGLKGMAAYAEHALNLGKEDTDIYKFIYEALAALLDNSLGADDLVALTLRTGENGVTAMALLDTGNTSKYGDPEITMVNIGVRKNPAILISGHDLTDLEQLLEQTKGTGVDVYTHGEMLPAHYYPAFKKYDNFAGNYGGSWWKQAGEFETFKGPILFTTNCIVPPKSEEVRQRIFTTGSAGFPGCAHIVPDTAGKKDFSAVIEMAKKLPAPEEIETGSIVGGFAHNQVLALADKVVDAVKSGAVRKFFVMAGCDGRMKSREYYTEFANKLPKDTIILTAGCAKYRYNKLDLGDIGGIPRVLDAGQCNDSYSLAVIALKLKEVFGLDDVNKLPIAYNIAWYEQKAVIVLLALLYLGVKNIHLGPTLPGFLSPNVAKVLVEKFGIAGVGNVDDDIAMFMA; this is encoded by the coding sequence ATGAGCATGTTCTGTTTTCAGTGTCAGGAAACTGCAATGAACAAAGGATGTACGGTTAAGGGAGTATGCGGCAAGGAAGAACACGTCGCAAAACTCCAGGATCTTCTTATTTACACAGTCAAAGGCATCTCCGATGTTGTCGTAAAGGGCAAAATTGACGCAGCAGGCATTCCCGAAGTGAACCACGAAGTGCTGAGAAGCCTCTTCATGACGATCACGAACGCAAATTTCGATGCCGATGCCATCCAGAAGCAGATCACGAAGATGATCTCCGTCAGGGAGGGCCTCAAAGCCAAAATCCAGGCAGCCGGACTTCACGATGCGGCCCTTTTCAATGCCGATGGCAGGGATGCGATGCTTGAAAAAGCAGCTTCAGTCGGAGTTCTTGCTACAGAAAACGAGGATGTCCGCTCCCTCAGGGAAATGATAACTTATGGTCTGAAAGGCATGGCTGCTTATGCGGAACATGCGCTCAACCTTGGGAAGGAAGATACTGACATTTACAAGTTCATCTATGAAGCACTGGCCGCACTCCTGGACAACAGCCTCGGGGCTGATGACCTTGTAGCCCTTACTCTCAGAACCGGAGAGAACGGGGTCACGGCAATGGCGCTTCTTGATACAGGCAATACATCCAAGTACGGCGACCCTGAGATAACGATGGTGAATATCGGAGTAAGAAAAAATCCTGCTATCCTCATTTCGGGACATGACCTTACCGATCTTGAGCAGTTGCTTGAACAGACTAAGGGAACGGGAGTCGATGTCTATACTCACGGTGAAATGCTCCCTGCCCATTATTACCCCGCATTCAAGAAGTATGACAACTTTGCAGGCAACTATGGCGGTTCGTGGTGGAAACAGGCCGGCGAGTTCGAGACCTTCAAAGGCCCCATTCTCTTTACTACAAACTGCATTGTCCCGCCGAAGAGCGAAGAAGTCAGACAGCGCATATTCACTACCGGTTCAGCCGGATTCCCGGGGTGTGCCCACATTGTGCCTGACACAGCAGGTAAGAAGGATTTCTCCGCAGTCATCGAAATGGCGAAGAAACTTCCGGCGCCGGAAGAGATAGAAACGGGATCGATAGTGGGAGGTTTTGCCCATAACCAGGTCCTTGCCCTTGCCGACAAGGTTGTCGATGCAGTCAAATCCGGAGCAGTCAGAAAATTCTTTGTAATGGCCGGCTGTGACGGACGCATGAAGTCAAGAGAATACTACACCGAGTTTGCCAATAAACTTCCTAAGGACACGATCATCCTTACAGCGGGATGCGCTAAGTACCGCTACAATAAACTCGATCTGGGAGACATCGGAGGAATACCAAGAGTCCTTGACGCAGGCCAGTGCAACGATTCTTATTCGCTTGCGGTCATAGCCCTCAAGCTCAAGGAAGTTTTTGGTCTTGACGATGTCAACAAGCTCCCTATCGCCTACAATATCGCATGGTATGAGCAAAAAGCAGTCATCGTTCTCCTTGCCTTGCTCTATCTTGGAGTCAAGAACATCCACCTTGGCCCGACACTGCCAGGTTTCCTTTCACCAAACGTGGCCAAGGTCCTTGTGGAGAAGTTCGGTATCGCAGGAGTAGGCAATGTCGATGATGACATAGCCATGTTTATGGCATAA